A genomic stretch from Anaerococcus mediterraneensis includes:
- the gltA gene encoding NADPH-dependent glutamate synthase, which produces MAKFNMSLEKVKMPEQDPNVRNKNFKEVAEGYTLEMAQEEALRCVQCKHKPCMDGCPVSVKIPEFIHKIVEGDLEGAYQKISETNNLPAICGRVCPQENQCEGVCTRGIKGEPVGIGRLERFVADTHNAQKYTKPVEVYANKEKVAVVGAGPSGLTAAADLAKLGYKVTLFDAFHTAGGVLMYGIPEFRLPKTLVNTELKNVIGLGVKLRTNVIIGRTISINDLIEEGYEAVYVSTGAGLPSFLGIPGENLNGVYSANEFLTRMNLMKAYKFPEYDTPVHVGKKVCVVGGGNVAMDAARSAKRLGADVTIVYRRGFDEMPARAEESHHAKEEGVNFMNLHNPVEIIGENGWVKAVKVEKMELGEADASGRRRPVATGEYETVDFDSVIVSIGQSPNPLIKQTNPDIKTESWGGIIIDDNTTMTTKDGVFAGGDAVSGAATVILAMGAGKKAAENIDKYIRNKNDK; this is translated from the coding sequence ATGGCCAAATTTAATATGTCACTTGAAAAAGTAAAAATGCCTGAACAAGACCCTAATGTTCGTAATAAAAATTTTAAGGAAGTAGCAGAAGGCTATACCCTAGAGATGGCCCAAGAAGAGGCCCTAAGATGTGTCCAATGCAAACACAAACCATGTATGGACGGCTGCCCAGTTTCTGTTAAAATCCCAGAATTTATCCATAAAATTGTAGAAGGTGACCTAGAGGGAGCTTATCAAAAAATATCAGAAACAAACAACCTCCCAGCTATATGCGGTAGGGTTTGTCCTCAAGAAAACCAATGCGAGGGAGTTTGTACAAGAGGTATCAAGGGCGAACCTGTTGGTATAGGTCGTCTAGAAAGATTTGTAGCTGATACACACAATGCCCAAAAATATACAAAACCAGTAGAAGTTTATGCCAACAAAGAAAAAGTAGCAGTAGTTGGTGCTGGCCCATCAGGACTTACAGCTGCAGCAGACTTGGCTAAACTTGGTTATAAGGTTACACTTTTTGATGCCTTCCACACAGCTGGCGGCGTTTTGATGTACGGTATCCCAGAATTTAGGTTACCAAAAACTCTAGTAAACACTGAGCTTAAAAACGTAATTGGTCTTGGTGTAAAACTTAGAACCAATGTCATAATTGGTAGGACAATTTCTATAAACGACCTTATAGAAGAAGGCTATGAAGCAGTTTATGTATCAACCGGTGCAGGACTTCCATCCTTCCTAGGCATACCAGGAGAAAACTTAAACGGAGTTTATTCAGCAAACGAATTTTTAACCCGTATGAACCTAATGAAGGCCTACAAATTCCCAGAATATGACACACCAGTCCATGTTGGCAAAAAAGTATGTGTTGTTGGTGGCGGTAACGTAGCAATGGATGCTGCAAGATCTGCAAAAAGACTCGGCGCTGATGTCACAATAGTATATCGTCGTGGTTTTGATGAAATGCCAGCCAGGGCTGAAGAAAGCCACCACGCCAAAGAAGAAGGTGTAAACTTCATGAACCTTCACAACCCAGTAGAAATCATTGGCGAAAATGGTTGGGTCAAGGCTGTAAAAGTAGAAAAAATGGAGCTTGGCGAAGCTGATGCCTCTGGTAGAAGAAGACCTGTTGCCACAGGAGAATACGAAACAGTTGATTTTGATTCTGTCATAGTTTCTATTGGCCAATCACCAAACCCACTTATCAAACAAACAAACCCAGATATAAAAACAGAATCTTGGGGTGGTATTATCATAGATGATAACACAACAATGACTACAAAAGATGGAGTTTTTGCTGGTGGAGATGCTGTAAGCGGTGCTGCAACAGTTATACTTGCAATGGGTGCTGGTAAAAAAGCTGCAGAAAATATAGACAAATACATCAGAAACAAAAACGACAAATAA
- a CDS encoding sulfide/dihydroorotate dehydrogenase-like FAD/NAD-binding protein, translating into MARIVEKTNLNSNTIKFVVNSPEIAKRALPGQFIILRLDEKGERVPFTISSTDEENVTIIVQIVGGTTMRMDKLKAGDGFLDFVGPLGIPTHLDEFKGKNVCVVGGGLGTAIAYPQAKYLHNIGANVDVIMGFKNKDLIILEDELKESSTNLYITTDDGSYGRQGFVTQVLDDLINEGKKYDHVLTIGPAIMMKNVVGVTRPHNIPTTVSMNSIMVDGTGMCGCCRLTVGGEMKFACVDGPDFDGFKVDFDEAMNRARNYATEEREHICNLTGEVRNGQI; encoded by the coding sequence ATGGCTAGAATAGTAGAAAAAACAAATTTAAATTCAAATACAATTAAATTTGTTGTAAACTCACCAGAGATAGCAAAAAGAGCATTACCTGGTCAATTTATAATTCTAAGGCTAGACGAAAAAGGTGAAAGAGTACCTTTTACAATATCATCAACAGATGAGGAAAATGTTACTATAATTGTCCAAATCGTAGGTGGTACAACCATGAGAATGGATAAATTAAAGGCAGGAGATGGATTTTTAGACTTTGTAGGTCCACTTGGTATCCCTACCCACCTAGATGAATTTAAGGGCAAAAACGTATGTGTAGTTGGTGGTGGACTTGGCACAGCTATAGCATATCCACAAGCTAAATACCTACATAATATTGGTGCAAACGTAGATGTAATAATGGGTTTTAAAAACAAAGATCTTATAATCTTAGAAGACGAACTTAAAGAATCTTCTACAAATCTTTACATAACAACAGATGACGGATCCTATGGTAGACAAGGTTTTGTAACCCAAGTTTTAGATGACCTCATAAATGAAGGCAAAAAATACGATCACGTCCTAACAATAGGCCCTGCCATAATGATGAAAAATGTAGTGGGAGTCACAAGACCTCACAATATCCCAACAACTGTATCTATGAACTCTATCATGGTAGATGGTACAGGTATGTGCGGATGCTGCAGGCTAACAGTTGGTGGCGAAATGAAATTTGCCTGCGTAGATGGTCCAGACTTTGACGGATTTAAAGTTGACTTTGACGAGGCTATGAACAGAGCTCGTAACTACGCAACAGAAGAGAGAGAACACATTTGCAACTTGACTGGGGAGGTAAGAAATGGCCAAATTTAA
- a CDS encoding NADPH-dependent FMN reductase translates to MKIGLLVGSLRKNSWNKKLAAEVADLLDVDSYLIDLSDMPFYNQDLDGAEPIAEYKRLREDIKKCDGFIFITPEYNRSLAPVLKNAIDIGSRGPEGNLWTQKPATVFSSTIGTMGGVSSNLALKQSFNCVDLLAMSKPEVYLSKINELFDKDGKLVEGTKEFVKSACDDFVKFAKKFVD, encoded by the coding sequence ATGAAAATCGGATTATTAGTAGGATCTCTTAGAAAAAATTCATGGAATAAAAAATTAGCAGCAGAAGTAGCAGATTTATTAGATGTTGATTCTTATTTGATCGATCTAAGTGACATGCCATTTTATAACCAAGATCTAGATGGAGCTGAGCCAATAGCTGAGTATAAAAGACTTAGAGAAGATATAAAAAAATGTGATGGATTTATCTTTATAACCCCAGAATACAACCGCTCCCTTGCCCCAGTTCTTAAAAACGCTATAGACATTGGATCTCGTGGTCCAGAAGGCAATCTTTGGACACAAAAACCAGCCACAGTATTTAGCTCAACAATAGGTACAATGGGTGGTGTCTCATCCAATTTGGCCCTAAAACAATCATTTAACTGTGTAGACCTACTAGCTATGAGCAAACCTGAAGTCTACCTATCAAAAATCAATGAACTTTTTGACAAGGACGGAAAATTGGTAGAAGGCACAAAGGAATTTGTCAAATCTGCTTGTGATGACTTTGTAAAATTTGCCAAAAAATTTGTAGACTAA
- a CDS encoding NADPH-dependent FMN reductase: MKIGLLVGSLRKGSFNKKIAQVVEEVINEKHQAEIIDISYLPIYNQDHDGAKPIEEYVRIRQELKKYDAYIFFTPEYNRSLAPALKNVIDIGSRDPKGNIWDGKAAAVFSASMGSSGAMMANFALKDNFVYVNLITMNQPEVYISKVHTLFDEKGRLVEDTKKFVEASARDFIQFAKDI; this comes from the coding sequence ATGAAAATAGGATTATTAGTAGGTTCCCTAAGAAAGGGGTCTTTTAATAAAAAAATAGCACAAGTAGTAGAAGAAGTTATAAATGAAAAACACCAAGCAGAGATTATAGATATCTCCTACCTTCCAATATATAACCAAGACCATGACGGAGCAAAGCCAATAGAAGAATATGTAAGAATAAGACAAGAGCTTAAAAAATATGACGCATATATCTTCTTTACTCCAGAATACAACCGCTCCCTTGCCCCTGCCCTTAAAAATGTCATAGACATCGGCAGCCGTGATCCAAAAGGCAATATCTGGGATGGCAAGGCAGCTGCAGTTTTTTCTGCATCCATGGGCTCTTCTGGGGCAATGATGGCAAACTTCGCCCTAAAAGATAATTTCGTCTATGTAAACCTAATAACAATGAACCAACCAGAAGTTTATATTTCTAAAGTCCACACCCTCTTTGATGAAAAGGGCAGGCTGGTCGAGGATACAAAGAAATTTGTAGAAGCTTCTGCAAGGGATTTTATACAATTTGCTAAAGATATATAG
- a CDS encoding aldo/keto reductase, protein MKYYKLNNGIEVPAIGLGTYKIKEEAEMEKTIGLAVDAGYRYFDTAKYYENEKVLGKYLNQTGLKREDYQVASKVWPSAFDTDDCKRSIDTSLEDLDIGYIDFILLHWYGKDFDKAWKVFMDYRDQGLVKSIGVCNFTIPQLTELIKLGEKPVLDQLESHLYLQDTENKNFLKENNILHQAWGPLAQGKSKLLDEKILKEIGDKYGKSPAQIALKWNIERDTMVLVKSSNPQRIRENISLFDFNLSPEDMHALSSLDKKTRFSNDPEDQAWLDEARRG, encoded by the coding sequence CATAGAAGTACCAGCTATAGGTCTTGGCACTTATAAAATAAAAGAAGAAGCAGAGATGGAAAAAACCATAGGACTTGCAGTAGATGCTGGCTATAGGTATTTTGATACAGCCAAATACTACGAAAATGAAAAAGTTTTGGGCAAATATCTCAATCAAACTGGCCTAAAAAGAGAAGACTATCAGGTCGCAAGTAAGGTTTGGCCATCAGCTTTTGATACTGATGATTGCAAGAGATCAATCGATACTTCCTTAGAGGATTTAGACATTGGCTATATAGATTTTATCCTCCTACACTGGTATGGGAAAGACTTTGATAAGGCTTGGAAGGTCTTTATGGACTACAGGGACCAGGGTCTTGTAAAATCAATAGGCGTTTGCAATTTTACCATCCCACAATTGACTGAACTTATAAAACTAGGTGAAAAACCAGTCTTAGACCAACTTGAAAGTCATCTTTATTTGCAAGATACAGAAAATAAAAATTTCCTAAAAGAAAATAATATCCTCCACCAAGCCTGGGGACCACTTGCCCAGGGCAAATCAAAGCTATTAGATGAAAAAATCCTAAAAGAAATTGGGGATAAGTATGGCAAGAGCCCTGCCCAAATTGCCCTCAAATGGAATATAGAAAGAGATACTATGGTCTTAGTCAAATCATCAAATCCACAAAGGATAAGGGAAAATATATCTTTATTTGATTTTAATCTCAGCCCAGAAGACATGCACGCCCTATCTAGCCTAGATAAGAAAACCAGGTTTTCAAACGACCCAGAAGACCAGGCTTGGCTAGATGAGGCGAGAAGGGGATAA
- a CDS encoding MarR family winged helix-turn-helix transcriptional regulator yields the protein MTNENLKILIGLHKNVKELDNKTLAIARKYGLSFSQFMVLEALLSKGILSISEVRDTILSSVGTISLVISNLEKMGHIKRDPDKNDKRICLISLTDKGRDIISKIVPENENMINKYMEKLDKRERKILLELLKKLGPRDG from the coding sequence ATGACAAATGAAAATTTAAAAATCCTCATAGGCTTGCATAAAAATGTCAAGGAACTTGATAACAAAACCCTGGCTATTGCTAGGAAATATGGTCTTAGTTTTAGCCAATTCATGGTTCTTGAGGCACTTTTATCAAAGGGCATCCTTTCTATAAGTGAGGTTAGAGATACTATTTTGTCCAGTGTCGGTACTATATCCCTTGTGATTTCAAATCTTGAAAAAATGGGTCATATAAAAAGAGATCCTGATAAAAATGACAAGAGAATTTGCCTGATCTCCCTTACCGACAAGGGTAGGGACATAATTAGTAAAATTGTCCCAGAAAATGAAAATATGATTAATAAATACATGGAAAAGCTTGATAAGAGGGAAAGAAAAATCCTACTTGAGCTTTTGAAAAAATTAGGACCTAGAGATGGCTAA
- a CDS encoding ABC transporter ATP-binding protein encodes MEKQKYSNKYLLKKFIPYYGPYKKTLILDLVAAALTTLSELVLPLLLSYLTDWAQIGILDQPRIIKVGIIYGICKAISVVARYFMQSIGHIMGAKIERDMRGDVFNHLLKMDTEFFNEAKIGQLMTRITSDLFEITEFSHHVPEEFLVGFLKLVISFIVLMRIDVKLSLIIYIVIPIMYLVSRKSRASFRKATINSKRQIGEVNSGIEDTLLGISVVKSFANEDIEKEKFAKENNKFADIKSDQYYAMARYFSVKDTFSGFMYLLLILVGGFFVINKEISPGQLIAFTMYLNMLVATIERLINFTDTFERGTTGIERFVEIMSLDMEIFDKENPKELNDVKGKIEFENVSFKYPNTPDDEANVLDNMSFTINVGENIALVGPSGAGKTTISKLIPRFYDVNQGAIKIDDTDIRDLTINSLRNNIGIVQQDVYLFSGTVRDNIKYGKEDVSEEDIKTAAKLAGADEFIKDLPDGLDTYIGERGVKLSGGQKQRISIARVFLKNPPILILDEATSALDNKSEAIVQSSLEKLSKGRTTLTIAHRLSTIINADEILVLTYDGIVERGSHKDLLAKKGVYYKLYNSNNEDLFG; translated from the coding sequence ATGGAAAAACAAAAATATTCTAATAAGTATTTATTAAAGAAATTTATTCCTTATTATGGACCATATAAAAAGACTTTGATACTTGATCTTGTGGCTGCAGCCCTTACAACCCTATCAGAACTTGTATTGCCACTTTTGCTTTCATATTTGACTGACTGGGCGCAGATTGGCATATTAGACCAACCTAGGATAATAAAAGTTGGTATCATATATGGGATTTGCAAGGCTATATCTGTTGTAGCTAGGTATTTTATGCAGTCTATAGGCCATATAATGGGGGCCAAGATAGAAAGAGATATGAGAGGTGATGTCTTTAACCACCTACTCAAGATGGACACAGAGTTTTTCAACGAGGCAAAAATTGGACAACTCATGACAAGGATTACTAGCGATTTATTTGAGATAACCGAGTTTTCCCACCACGTTCCAGAGGAGTTTTTAGTAGGCTTTTTAAAACTTGTCATATCTTTTATAGTTTTGATGAGAATAGATGTAAAATTATCACTTATCATATACATTGTCATACCGATAATGTATCTTGTTTCCAGAAAATCTCGTGCTTCCTTTAGAAAGGCTACAATAAATTCTAAAAGGCAAATCGGAGAGGTAAACTCAGGCATAGAAGATACACTTTTAGGTATATCAGTAGTCAAATCCTTTGCCAATGAGGATATAGAAAAGGAAAAATTTGCCAAGGAAAATAACAAATTTGCCGATATAAAATCAGACCAATACTATGCTATGGCTAGGTATTTTTCTGTCAAAGATACTTTTTCTGGCTTTATGTACCTGCTTTTGATCCTTGTCGGTGGATTTTTTGTTATAAATAAAGAGATAAGTCCAGGCCAGCTCATAGCCTTTACCATGTACCTAAATATGCTAGTAGCTACTATAGAAAGGCTTATAAACTTCACTGATACTTTTGAAAGAGGCACAACCGGGATAGAGAGATTTGTAGAAATCATGAGTCTAGATATGGAGATTTTTGACAAAGAAAATCCAAAAGAGCTCAACGATGTCAAAGGCAAAATAGAATTTGAAAATGTATCTTTCAAATATCCAAATACACCAGATGATGAAGCAAATGTCCTTGATAATATGTCATTTACCATAAATGTTGGTGAAAACATAGCCCTAGTTGGCCCATCAGGAGCAGGAAAGACCACTATTTCAAAACTTATCCCAAGATTTTATGATGTAAACCAGGGAGCTATAAAAATAGATGATACAGATATCAGGGACCTAACTATAAATTCTCTTAGAAATAACATTGGTATAGTCCAACAAGATGTCTACTTATTTTCTGGTACAGTCAGAGATAATATAAAATATGGCAAGGAAGATGTCAGCGAAGAAGATATCAAGACAGCAGCAAAACTTGCAGGTGCTGATGAGTTTATAAAAGACCTGCCAGATGGCCTTGATACCTATATAGGAGAAAGAGGAGTCAAATTATCCGGCGGACAAAAACAGAGAATATCCATAGCTAGGGTATTTTTGAAAAATCCACCAATCCTAATCCTAGATGAGGCGACAAGCGCTCTTGATAACAAGAGTGAGGCAATTGTCCAATCATCCCTAGAAAAACTATCTAAGGGTAGGACAACCCTAACTATAGCTCATAGGCTGTCAACAATCATAAATGCAGATGAGATTTTGGTTTTAACCTATGATGGCATAGTAGAAAGAGGATCACACAAGGATCTACTTGCCAAAAAAGGAGTTTATTACAAACTGTACAACTCAAATAATGAAGACTTGTTCGGATAA